A single region of the Sulfitobacter geojensis genome encodes:
- the dgcA gene encoding N-acetyl-D-Glu racemase DgcA yields MRIEVTPDVFKLAEVFTISRGSRTEAKVLTVRITEDGVTGWGECVPYARYSETLESVTAQIDGLRGNVTREGLYDLLPAGAARNAVDCALWDLEAKQAGKRVWELAGLAAPRPEITAFTLSLAEPAQMQAQAAKHAHRPLLKIKLGTPDDMPRLEAVRAGAPKSTIIIDANEGWSADIYAELAPHLLRLGVALVEQPLPAGEDDALIGMARPVPVCADESAHDCSTLSKLEGKYDVVNIKLDKTGGLTEALKLRAAALAQGYDVMVGCMVGSSLAMAPATLVAQGAKVVDLDGPLLLGEDREHALKFDGDGVHPPAAALWG; encoded by the coding sequence ATGCGTATTGAAGTGACGCCGGATGTGTTCAAGCTGGCGGAAGTATTCACCATCAGTCGCGGATCACGCACCGAGGCCAAGGTGCTGACCGTGCGGATAACTGAGGACGGTGTGACGGGCTGGGGAGAGTGTGTGCCCTATGCCCGTTATAGCGAAACGCTGGAGTCAGTGACGGCACAGATTGACGGGCTACGCGGGAATGTGACGCGTGAGGGTTTGTATGATCTGCTGCCCGCAGGTGCCGCGCGCAATGCGGTGGATTGCGCGTTGTGGGATCTGGAGGCCAAGCAAGCGGGCAAACGGGTTTGGGAACTGGCCGGACTGGCGGCACCCAGGCCGGAGATCACGGCGTTTACCCTGTCGTTGGCAGAGCCTGCACAGATGCAGGCACAGGCGGCGAAGCACGCGCATCGCCCGCTGCTCAAGATCAAACTGGGAACGCCCGATGACATGCCGCGGCTTGAGGCGGTGCGGGCAGGGGCCCCGAAATCGACAATTATCATCGACGCGAATGAAGGATGGTCAGCGGACATTTATGCTGAACTAGCGCCGCATCTGCTGCGCCTTGGGGTGGCCTTGGTTGAACAGCCCTTGCCGGCGGGCGAAGACGACGCCTTGATCGGGATGGCACGGCCGGTGCCGGTTTGCGCGGATGAATCTGCACATGATTGCAGTACATTGTCGAAGCTTGAGGGGAAATATGATGTTGTAAACATCAAGCTCGACAAGACCGGCGGTTTGACCGAGGCGCTGAAGCTGCGGGCGGCGGCGCTGGCGCAGGGCTATGACGTTATGGTCGGGTGCATGGTGGGATCGTCGCTGGCGATGGCTCCCGCGACGCTGGTTGCGCAGGGCGCAAAGGTGGTTGATCTGGACGGTCCGCTTTTGCTAGGCGAAGATCGCGAGCATGCATTGAAATTTGACGGGGACGGGGTGCACCCGCCCGCCGCGGCGCTTTGGGGATAA
- the rpmI gene encoding 50S ribosomal protein L35, which produces MPKMKTKSSAKKRFKISATGKVIAGQAGKQHGMIKRTKKFIRNARGTTALSAPDAKIVKGFMPYDR; this is translated from the coding sequence ATGCCTAAGATGAAGACGAAATCGAGCGCTAAAAAGCGCTTTAAGATCTCGGCGACCGGCAAGGTCATCGCGGGTCAGGCTGGTAAACAGCATGGCATGATCAAACGGACCAAAAAGTTCATCCGTAACGCACGCGGCACGACAGCACTGTCTGCGCCCGATGCAAAGATCGTCAAGGGCTTCATGCCCTACGACCGCTGA
- the dgcN gene encoding N-acetyltransferase DgcN, with product MIQTPYLLFLGDAPDQLSAKVAQGIKDWRPDNAVGQFRMEGCQADVGLKDLSLQEAKDAGAKTLVIGVANRGGVISQAWKEVLVEALGMGFDLASGLHNLLAEEGDLVAASQVSGQTLHDVRVPNVQYPIADGKKRTGKRVLAVGTDCSVGKMYTALALDEAMREKGMKSTFRATGQTGILITGSGVPLDAVIADFMAGAVEYLTPDNDADHWDIIEGQGSLFHVSYSGVTMALIHGGQPDALIICHEPTREHMRGLPDYKLPSMQAVSDMALTLARVANAGCQVVGISVNTQHMSQDEATAYLEKVEAEMGLPAVDPFRDGAGRLADAIAAL from the coding sequence ATGATCCAAACACCATATTTGCTTTTCCTCGGCGACGCGCCTGATCAATTGTCCGCCAAGGTCGCGCAGGGCATCAAGGACTGGCGTCCTGACAATGCCGTTGGCCAGTTTCGTATGGAAGGCTGTCAGGCCGATGTGGGGCTGAAGGACCTGTCGCTGCAAGAGGCGAAAGATGCCGGAGCAAAGACGCTGGTGATTGGTGTCGCCAACCGCGGCGGCGTGATTTCGCAGGCCTGGAAGGAAGTGTTGGTCGAGGCGTTGGGCATGGGGTTTGATCTGGCGTCGGGCCTGCATAATCTTCTGGCCGAAGAAGGTGATCTGGTGGCGGCATCACAGGTGAGCGGGCAGACCTTGCATGATGTGCGGGTGCCGAACGTGCAGTATCCGATTGCGGACGGGAAAAAGCGCACGGGCAAGCGGGTGCTGGCCGTCGGGACGGATTGTTCAGTGGGCAAGATGTATACCGCATTGGCGCTGGACGAGGCGATGCGCGAAAAGGGCATGAAAAGCACGTTCCGCGCGACAGGACAGACGGGCATTCTGATCACCGGTTCCGGTGTGCCGCTGGATGCGGTCATTGCAGATTTCATGGCTGGTGCGGTGGAGTATCTGACGCCGGACAATGACGCGGACCACTGGGATATTATCGAGGGGCAGGGCAGCCTGTTTCACGTCAGCTATTCCGGTGTGACGATGGCGTTGATCCATGGCGGCCAGCCCGATGCGCTGATTATCTGTCACGAGCCGACACGCGAACACATGCGCGGCTTGCCTGATTATAAACTGCCGAGCATGCAGGCGGTGAGCGATATGGCGTTGACGCTGGCACGTGTTGCCAATGCGGGGTGTCAGGTTGTTGGCATTTCGGTGAATACACAGCATATGTCGCAGGATGAGGCGACAGCCTATCTGGAGAAAGTAGAGGCCGAGATGGGCCTGCCTGCTGTTGATCCTTTCCGCGATGGTGCGGGGCGTTTGGCGGATGCGATCGCGGCTCTTTGA
- a CDS encoding nuclear transport factor 2 family protein has protein sequence MTDQDITQLQQIITAYERKVWDALVAGDKAADAALLSAQFLGVYPDGFAGKQDHCGQLHHGPTVHSYDIQDARLLQLGPDHALFSYRASFRRSATANQDVMYVSSVWQRDGQEWINIFSQDTPQIERPAG, from the coding sequence ATGACAGATCAAGACATCACACAATTGCAACAGATCATCACAGCATACGAGCGCAAAGTCTGGGATGCACTGGTCGCCGGGGACAAGGCGGCCGATGCAGCCTTGCTCAGCGCGCAGTTTCTTGGCGTTTACCCCGATGGCTTTGCCGGCAAACAGGACCATTGCGGCCAACTTCATCACGGGCCCACCGTCCACAGCTACGATATACAAGACGCCCGCCTATTGCAGCTGGGACCTGATCACGCGCTGTTCAGCTATCGCGCCAGCTTTCGCCGCAGTGCCACGGCGAATCAGGACGTCATGTACGTCAGTTCTGTCTGGCAACGGGACGGTCAGGAATGGATCAACATATTCAGTCAGGACACGCCCCAAATCGAACGACCTGCCGGTTAA
- the rplT gene encoding 50S ribosomal protein L20, which produces MARVKGGTVTHARHKKIVKAAKGYYGRRKNVFKVATQAVDKANQYATRDRKNRKRNFRALWIQRINAAVRSHDEALTYSRFINGLNLAGIEVDRKVLADLAVNEPDAFGAIVKTAQDALAA; this is translated from the coding sequence ATGGCACGAGTAAAAGGTGGGACAGTTACCCACGCCCGTCACAAGAAGATCGTCAAAGCCGCAAAAGGTTACTACGGTCGTCGTAAAAACGTCTTTAAGGTCGCCACACAGGCGGTCGACAAGGCCAACCAATACGCAACCCGTGACCGCAAGAATCGCAAGCGCAACTTCCGCGCATTGTGGATCCAGCGGATCAACGCTGCGGTTCGCTCGCATGACGAAGCGCTGACATACAGCCGTTTCATCAATGGTCTGAACCTTGCCGGCATCGAAGTGGACCGTAAGGTTCTGGCCGATCTGGCGGTGAACGAACCTGATGCGTTTGGTGCGATTGTGAAGACAGCGCAGGACGCGCTGGCAGCCTAA
- a CDS encoding L-malyl-CoA/beta-methylmalyl-CoA lyase, whose product MSFRLQPAAPARPNRCQLFGPGSNTKLFAKMAASAADVINLDLEDSVAPTDKDIARTNVIDAINTVDWGNKTLSVRINGLDTPYWYKDVVELLENAGDRLDQIMIPKVGCAADVYAVDALVTAIEAAKGRSKKIAFEVIIESAAGIAHVEEIAASSPRLEAMSLGAADFAASMGMQTTGIGGTQENYYMLRDGTQHWSDPWHWAQAAIVAACRTHGVLPVDGPFGDFSDDEGYRAQSRRSATLGMVGKWAIHPKQIALANEVFTPSDEAVAEAREILAAMETAKANGEGATVYKGRLVDIASIKQAEVIVHQSEMLAG is encoded by the coding sequence ATGTCATTCCGCCTTCAACCTGCTGCCCCTGCCCGCCCGAACCGCTGCCAGCTTTTCGGCCCCGGCTCCAACACCAAACTCTTTGCAAAGATGGCCGCCTCTGCGGCGGATGTGATCAACCTTGACCTCGAGGATTCTGTTGCCCCGACGGACAAGGATATCGCGCGCACGAACGTCATCGACGCCATCAACACTGTGGATTGGGGCAATAAAACGCTTTCCGTGCGCATCAATGGATTGGATACGCCGTATTGGTACAAAGACGTGGTCGAGCTTTTGGAAAACGCCGGCGACCGTCTTGACCAGATCATGATCCCCAAGGTCGGCTGCGCCGCAGATGTCTATGCCGTCGATGCGCTGGTCACGGCGATCGAGGCCGCAAAAGGCCGCAGTAAAAAGATCGCCTTCGAGGTGATCATCGAATCCGCCGCCGGCATCGCCCACGTCGAGGAAATCGCCGCCTCCTCCCCCCGCCTTGAGGCGATGAGCCTGGGTGCGGCCGACTTTGCGGCCTCCATGGGCATGCAGACCACCGGTATCGGCGGCACGCAGGAAAACTATTATATGCTGCGCGACGGCACACAGCATTGGTCCGACCCGTGGCACTGGGCGCAGGCCGCCATCGTCGCCGCGTGCCGTACCCATGGCGTGCTGCCCGTCGATGGGCCGTTTGGCGATTTCTCGGATGACGAAGGCTACCGCGCCCAATCCCGCCGCTCTGCCACGCTTGGCATGGTCGGGAAATGGGCCATCCACCCCAAACAAATCGCCTTGGCGAACGAGGTCTTCACCCCCTCCGACGAAGCCGTGGCCGAAGCCCGCGAAATTCTGGCCGCGATGGAAACGGCCAAAGCCAACGGCGAGGGCGCGACGGTTTACAAGGGCCGCCTGGTCGATATCGCCAGCATCAAACAGGCCGAAGTGATCGTGCACCAGTCCGAAATGCTGGCAGGCTGA
- a CDS encoding calcium-binding protein, whose product MLELLLLPSLLGLGLAMELLSPDDDPAEGDETPVDITLDDETAHFEGTSAKEHVQGNALDNLMFGDAGNDLLGGHDGNDTLQGGTGDDRLFTSAGDDVGLGGEGNDKIFLGDGDDTTLDPNGTVQDAGDDFIRGGDGDDTLFDSQGHNHIHGDLGRDTIMTVDGLSPDGTIDETEESTPDTIHAGYGDDTLVGDDGDVMTGGEGADSFIVVKASDSPGAPAVITDFDFRDDLLSLVFVQDAPVDPTVQFDFDFATKLLRASVDGQEVATLFGLTPADIPFIQTFVTTLPELLDNQA is encoded by the coding sequence GTGCTCGAGCTTCTCCTCCTTCCGTCCTTGTTAGGCCTCGGCCTGGCGATGGAGTTGTTGTCACCGGATGATGATCCCGCCGAAGGGGACGAAACGCCGGTCGATATCACTCTGGACGACGAAACCGCTCATTTTGAGGGGACCAGTGCCAAGGAACACGTGCAAGGCAACGCGCTTGATAACCTTATGTTTGGCGACGCCGGCAATGATCTTTTGGGCGGTCACGACGGCAACGACACCTTGCAAGGCGGCACCGGTGACGACCGGCTTTTCACCAGTGCTGGCGACGACGTGGGCCTTGGCGGTGAAGGCAACGACAAGATCTTCCTCGGCGATGGCGATGATACAACGCTGGATCCGAATGGCACAGTACAAGACGCAGGTGACGATTTCATCCGTGGCGGCGACGGCGATGACACACTGTTTGATTCCCAAGGACACAACCACATCCACGGTGATCTTGGCCGCGACACCATCATGACCGTCGACGGCCTGTCCCCTGACGGCACCATCGACGAGACCGAAGAAAGCACGCCCGACACGATCCACGCCGGTTATGGCGATGACACGCTGGTGGGTGACGATGGCGACGTCATGACAGGCGGCGAAGGGGCCGATAGCTTTATCGTGGTCAAAGCCTCAGACAGCCCCGGCGCGCCGGCAGTGATTACCGACTTCGATTTCCGCGACGACCTGCTCAGCCTTGTATTTGTGCAAGATGCGCCCGTCGACCCCACCGTGCAATTCGACTTTGACTTCGCAACCAAACTGCTGCGGGCCTCGGTCGACGGGCAGGAGGTCGCGACCCTGTTTGGCCTGACCCCCGCCGACATCCCGTTTATTCAGACCTTTGTCACAACATTGCCTGAACTGCTGGACAATCAGGCTTAA
- the pyk gene encoding pyruvate kinase, translating into MRRLRNVKIVATLGPASDSYEMIEALHKAGADVFRLNMSHGSHEEIREKHRIIREVETNLNSTIGILADLQGPKLRVGVFSGDSEQLVVGAHFRLDLDPSEGDASRVCLPHPEIFAALKPGASLLVNDGKIRLKVLECGDDFANCEVVIGGVISNRKGVNVPDVVLPLAALSDKDRADLEFVCELGVDWLALSFVQRPEDVTEARELAKGRAALLSKIEKPSAVERFDDILEVSDGIMVARGDLGVELPVQNVPPIQKRLVRKCRTAAKPVIVATQMLESMIESPMPTRAEVSDVATAIYEGADAVMLSAESAAGDFPIEAVTTMDNVAQEVEVDPTYTEIIESSRKADRMTVADGIVAAAREIAETTDIKAICCFTQSGTTALLTARERPRVPVIALTPLVNTARRLALSWGTNCVITGDVDRFKKAVVSAVRAAREEGFAVEEDHVVVTAGVPFNVPGSTNILRVAPCDERLLFAADLD; encoded by the coding sequence ATGAGACGCCTGCGAAACGTTAAGATAGTCGCAACGCTTGGTCCGGCATCGGACAGCTACGAGATGATCGAGGCGCTGCACAAGGCCGGCGCGGATGTCTTCCGGTTGAATATGAGCCACGGCAGCCACGAAGAAATTCGCGAAAAGCACCGGATCATCCGCGAGGTTGAAACGAACCTGAACAGCACGATCGGCATTCTTGCGGATTTGCAGGGGCCGAAGCTGCGTGTTGGCGTGTTTTCCGGTGACAGCGAGCAATTGGTTGTAGGTGCGCATTTCCGTCTGGATCTTGATCCCAGCGAAGGGGACGCATCGCGTGTTTGCCTGCCCCATCCCGAAATTTTCGCAGCGCTGAAACCGGGTGCCAGCCTGTTGGTCAATGATGGCAAGATCCGGCTTAAGGTTCTTGAGTGTGGCGATGATTTTGCCAACTGCGAAGTAGTGATCGGCGGCGTGATTTCGAATCGCAAGGGCGTGAACGTGCCGGATGTGGTGCTGCCTTTGGCTGCCCTGTCGGACAAGGATCGCGCTGATCTGGAATTTGTTTGTGAACTGGGTGTCGACTGGTTGGCGTTGTCCTTTGTGCAACGCCCCGAAGATGTGACAGAGGCGCGTGAGCTGGCCAAAGGGCGCGCGGCACTTTTGTCGAAGATCGAAAAGCCGTCAGCGGTTGAACGGTTCGACGATATTCTTGAGGTCAGCGATGGCATCATGGTTGCGCGTGGGGATCTGGGTGTTGAATTGCCGGTGCAGAATGTGCCGCCGATCCAGAAACGTCTTGTGCGCAAGTGCCGGACAGCGGCGAAGCCTGTGATTGTTGCCACGCAGATGCTTGAATCGATGATCGAAAGCCCGATGCCGACCCGCGCGGAAGTCTCCGACGTGGCGACGGCGATTTATGAGGGCGCGGATGCGGTGATGCTGAGTGCGGAATCCGCAGCTGGTGATTTCCCGATCGAAGCTGTCACCACAATGGATAACGTCGCCCAGGAGGTCGAAGTTGATCCGACCTATACAGAAATTATCGAATCCTCGCGCAAGGCCGACCGGATGACTGTCGCCGATGGTATTGTTGCCGCCGCCCGCGAGATTGCGGAAACCACGGACATCAAGGCGATCTGCTGTTTCACACAAAGCGGCACAACTGCGTTGCTGACGGCGCGCGAACGTCCGCGTGTGCCGGTGATCGCGCTGACGCCATTGGTGAACACGGCGCGGCGGCTGGCACTAAGCTGGGGCACCAATTGCGTGATCACCGGCGATGTTGACCGGTTCAAAAAGGCCGTTGTAAGCGCGGTGCGCGCCGCGCGCGAAGAAGGCTTTGCCGTAGAAGAAGATCACGTGGTGGTCACCGCCGGTGTGCCTTTCAATGTGCCGGGCAGCACCAATATTTTGCGGGTGGCCCCTTGCGACGAACGTTTGCTCTTTGCCGCTGATCTGGACTAG
- a CDS encoding DUF1244 domain-containing protein — MTSTQKPSQQEIELQAAAFRRLQKHLMQDRTDVQNIDMMNLAGFCRNCLSRWYQEAAAEKGIDMGKEEARELFYGMTMDDWKANYQTDAKPEQQDAFKKSFAENVGKD; from the coding sequence ATGACCAGCACCCAAAAACCGAGCCAGCAGGAAATCGAACTTCAGGCCGCCGCGTTTCGCCGGTTGCAAAAGCACCTGATGCAAGATCGCACAGATGTGCAAAACATCGACATGATGAACCTCGCCGGATTTTGCCGTAATTGTTTGTCGCGCTGGTATCAAGAAGCTGCCGCAGAAAAAGGCATCGACATGGGTAAGGAAGAAGCGCGCGAATTGTTTTACGGCATGACAATGGACGACTGGAAGGCCAACTACCAGACTGACGCCAAACCCGAACAGCAAGACGCGTTCAAGAAGTCCTTTGCCGAAAACGTCGGTAAAGATTAA
- a CDS encoding D-amino-acid transaminase — protein MRTVYVNGSYLPENEAQISIFDRGFLMADGVYEVTSVLDGKLIDFDGHAVRLSRSLNELEMRNPISKGDLLEVHRELVRVNEIDEGLIYLQITRGSDGDRDFAFPDPETTEPTIVLFTQNKPGLADSPAAKKGAKIISIEDIRWGRRDIKTVQLLYPSMGKMMAKKAGCDDAWMIEDGFVTEGTSNNAYIVKGNKIITRALSNDILHGITRAAVLRFAKEAQMEVEERNFTIDEAKEADEAFTTSASAFVMPVVEIDGVALGDGTPGRVAPRLREIYLDEMRKAAV, from the coding sequence ATGAGAACAGTCTATGTGAACGGTAGCTACCTGCCGGAGAATGAAGCGCAGATTTCGATCTTTGACCGCGGTTTTCTGATGGCGGACGGTGTTTATGAAGTGACATCGGTACTGGATGGCAAGTTGATTGATTTCGACGGTCATGCGGTGCGGCTTAGCCGTTCGTTGAACGAGCTGGAAATGCGCAACCCGATCAGCAAAGGAGACCTGCTAGAGGTGCATCGCGAGTTGGTGCGGGTGAACGAAATCGACGAGGGTTTGATCTATCTCCAGATCACGCGCGGCTCTGACGGCGACCGTGATTTTGCTTTTCCCGATCCTGAAACGACCGAGCCTACAATTGTGTTGTTCACGCAGAACAAGCCGGGGCTGGCGGATAGCCCCGCGGCGAAAAAAGGTGCCAAGATCATTTCGATCGAAGACATTCGTTGGGGCCGTCGCGACATCAAAACTGTGCAACTTCTCTACCCTTCCATGGGCAAGATGATGGCCAAGAAAGCCGGTTGCGATGATGCGTGGATGATCGAAGATGGTTTTGTCACCGAAGGCACCTCCAACAACGCCTATATCGTTAAGGGCAATAAAATCATCACGCGCGCGTTGAGCAACGACATCCTGCACGGGATCACCCGAGCGGCTGTCCTGCGCTTTGCGAAAGAAGCGCAGATGGAAGTGGAAGAACGCAACTTTACCATTGATGAGGCCAAAGAGGCGGATGAGGCGTTCACCACCTCTGCCAGCGCCTTTGTGATGCCAGTGGTCGAGATTGACGGCGTTGCGTTGGGCGATGGCACGCCGGGGCGCGTGGCACCGCGGTTGCGTGAAATCTACCTCGACGAGATGCGCAAGGCGGCGGTTTAA
- a CDS encoding DUF4214 domain-containing protein produces the protein MDQDFSDALAQAFGSFSALGAYGGLTVPTSPDDILNWTVGEYLALIDAAENALTSLDSSMFAGLLNNPNFSAGLDAETRATFEAWAAGDFSLITAPLAEARALMAPYSADTLLRDAIEGIDPNGGSVEAIESAFADAEARIAELLWDDQNGVFASPTFAVDLASGVWSSGVGGFGGSTLAEFFNLLGEAAGNAIMSFIGSRDSVLGQLINEGADAAAIAAASGAAETASAQALQSLQEIGALVTSQGTSDPAATESQAAAQVQGLINALATILPGLGGALDTLILGSRNSDPSFVVSPDGDVSGSEHGDWFYLSKLADVFDGGVGTDVLFGFEGDDNLLGGADADNLFGGLGNDMLRGGTGDDAIDGGAGDGDVASFLNGLGQFTLQFAADGSVTVQDRADGGEGTDLLTGIESLSFGSGASIFTDGMINLSQFQGIAGLDAAQISTFVELYVAYFNRAPDAIGLNFWGSAFANGTSLEEIANLFLDQDETRETYAADISNLQFATQVYENVLGRTPDAGGLAFWQGQLDDGNIGRGAFILEVLKGAKVDLPAGATQADIDLQLADRGYLSTKTDIGTYFGVIKGLSDVADASAAMQLFARGSESTIQSAVDLIDGEYSAALADGSGELLMQLVGVADDPFAV, from the coding sequence ATGGATCAGGACTTTTCCGACGCACTTGCACAGGCTTTTGGCTCTTTCAGTGCTCTCGGCGCATACGGCGGTTTGACCGTCCCCACTTCACCCGATGACATCTTGAACTGGACAGTTGGCGAATACCTTGCCTTGATCGACGCCGCAGAAAACGCACTGACCTCGCTGGACAGCTCGATGTTTGCAGGGCTCTTGAACAACCCCAATTTCTCTGCGGGGCTGGATGCCGAAACCCGCGCCACCTTCGAAGCATGGGCAGCGGGTGATTTTTCCCTGATCACAGCCCCCCTTGCCGAGGCGCGCGCGCTGATGGCCCCCTATTCTGCCGACACCCTGCTGCGCGACGCGATAGAGGGGATCGACCCCAACGGCGGGTCCGTCGAGGCGATCGAAAGCGCCTTTGCCGACGCCGAAGCGCGCATTGCCGAACTGTTGTGGGATGACCAAAACGGCGTTTTTGCCTCGCCTACCTTTGCCGTCGATCTGGCATCGGGGGTCTGGTCCTCCGGTGTTGGCGGTTTTGGCGGATCGACTTTGGCCGAGTTCTTTAACCTTTTGGGCGAAGCGGCAGGCAACGCGATTATGTCCTTCATCGGCAGCCGTGACAGCGTGTTGGGCCAGCTGATCAACGAAGGGGCCGACGCCGCCGCAATCGCGGCCGCGTCCGGTGCCGCCGAAACGGCCAGTGCCCAAGCGTTACAGTCCCTGCAAGAGATTGGCGCACTTGTCACATCACAGGGCACCTCCGATCCCGCTGCCACCGAAAGCCAGGCCGCAGCGCAGGTTCAGGGATTGATAAACGCCCTTGCGACAATCCTGCCGGGCCTTGGCGGGGCGCTTGATACGCTAATCCTCGGGTCGCGTAATTCCGACCCCAGCTTTGTCGTTAGCCCGGACGGCGATGTTTCAGGGTCCGAACATGGCGATTGGTTCTATCTTTCAAAACTGGCCGATGTTTTTGACGGCGGTGTCGGCACCGATGTCTTGTTCGGCTTTGAAGGTGACGACAATCTCTTGGGGGGGGCGGATGCGGACAATCTGTTCGGCGGTCTCGGCAATGATATGCTGCGCGGTGGCACCGGTGACGACGCCATTGATGGCGGCGCAGGCGACGGGGATGTCGCAAGCTTTCTTAACGGGTTGGGACAATTTACCCTACAGTTCGCGGCTGATGGCAGCGTGACCGTTCAGGACCGCGCGGACGGGGGCGAGGGCACCGACCTGCTGACCGGCATCGAATCCTTGTCCTTTGGCAGTGGCGCGTCGATCTTTACCGACGGCATGATCAACCTTAGCCAGTTTCAGGGCATCGCAGGCCTTGATGCCGCGCAGATCAGCACCTTCGTTGAACTATACGTGGCCTACTTTAACCGTGCACCCGATGCTATTGGTTTGAACTTCTGGGGCTCTGCCTTTGCCAACGGGACCTCACTGGAAGAGATCGCAAATCTGTTCCTCGATCAGGACGAAACCCGCGAAACCTATGCTGCGGATATCAGCAACCTGCAATTCGCCACTCAGGTCTACGAGAACGTCCTTGGCCGCACCCCCGATGCTGGCGGACTGGCGTTCTGGCAAGGGCAGTTGGACGATGGCAACATTGGTCGCGGCGCGTTCATCCTTGAGGTGCTGAAGGGTGCCAAAGTCGACCTGCCTGCCGGTGCAACGCAAGCCGACATTGACCTGCAACTCGCCGATCGGGGATATCTGAGCACAAAGACAGACATCGGCACCTACTTCGGTGTCATTAAAGGGCTGTCTGACGTTGCAGATGCGTCTGCCGCAATGCAGCTGTTCGCGCGCGGATCCGAAAGCACAATCCAGTCGGCAGTTGATCTGATCGACGGCGAATATTCCGCTGCGTTGGCTGATGGCAGCGGTGAGTTGTTGATGCAACTTGTTGGCGTGGCTGACGACCCGTTTGCGGTTTGA